The following proteins are co-located in the Polystyrenella longa genome:
- a CDS encoding FG-GAP repeat domain-containing protein, with translation MRSHSIQTPLIPLLLGLLFLAGASRISTAAEPVEPKWTGRGAYRLLLEVPADSNLTDRKQDERVVACPVDFKTWLIDQDVNGTVDLSTLQLHRFDPQTGEPIKGSEYAAAKTPWDQPCRFEDDEFSDGYTSRVGRPSETEDGRTRQFQRPRKARLFNREMSAEQGRLIWSHVAEQNKPAAYALYFDIKQEQDMKSVSPAPWIGDADPLRRETEEALGGFAHFPATVADLNADGLEDLISGTEKGDLIWYPNRGTRERPHFQGCQILTDETGPIDTGWYAAPFVYDWNNDGLLDLLVGSSGNVILWWQNVGSQKKHDFQYRGFVQNEEDRLRVPETPVAEDGANIFKHDYYNQPWVGDLDGDGLPEIVTGGYTTGRIFQYQGVGRNADGTPKLKYAGELGTDKGPIDTVWAAAPWMWDANADGQFDLLTGGWYWSGIEAPAPPGVADYLRFYQHAGKEPLLFERLPFPKTDSFPRGVITRPVLFYANSDPMPDLLVSDNSGEVHIIPNIGKAGEPRWDMPGERLTAPWGFDSDWDATGFASSNTGSESGEVLIGTYLWKREGSARSPEKKLIGAPRVNGKPISHPGPGYGDGYLYTQLYDWNNDGHNDILWGTQQGNIYVHLHSGTGDPLEFEPGQLVELATGESLKVGPPVVDSVEEATDFTILQGSRIVFALSDFNQDGIDDLLIAETFAQLWLFPGQAPSENAEAAARTFGPGQLLTTLKTRINQICCFDWNKDSFPDLLLGGTATEPVIVYLNQTQAGDPALSEAQAVEGLPYLFWGPRVAATDWNGDGDDDLMVQSEFFSFWIERSFLDHGYFAAQVSGKAGEYLQHRPNP, from the coding sequence AGTTGATCTGAGTACGCTGCAGTTGCATCGATTCGATCCTCAAACAGGAGAGCCGATCAAAGGGAGTGAGTATGCAGCGGCGAAAACACCTTGGGATCAACCCTGTCGATTTGAAGATGACGAGTTCAGTGACGGATACACCAGCCGAGTGGGCCGTCCTTCCGAAACGGAAGATGGACGCACTCGACAATTCCAACGCCCTCGCAAAGCTCGACTGTTCAACCGGGAGATGTCGGCAGAGCAGGGCCGGCTCATCTGGTCGCATGTCGCAGAGCAAAATAAACCTGCGGCCTATGCCCTCTATTTTGATATCAAACAGGAACAGGACATGAAATCTGTTTCTCCCGCACCCTGGATAGGCGATGCCGATCCACTGCGACGCGAAACAGAAGAAGCCTTAGGTGGTTTTGCCCATTTTCCGGCGACCGTTGCCGACTTAAATGCCGATGGTCTGGAAGATCTCATCTCGGGAACAGAGAAAGGGGATCTAATCTGGTACCCCAACAGAGGAACACGTGAGCGTCCTCACTTTCAAGGTTGCCAGATTCTGACGGACGAGACAGGGCCTATTGATACTGGTTGGTATGCGGCTCCTTTCGTTTACGATTGGAACAACGATGGTTTGCTCGATCTCCTCGTCGGATCGAGTGGTAACGTCATTCTCTGGTGGCAGAATGTTGGCTCTCAAAAGAAGCATGATTTCCAGTACCGTGGTTTTGTGCAAAACGAAGAAGATCGGCTTCGTGTTCCAGAGACGCCAGTGGCGGAAGATGGAGCGAATATTTTCAAACATGACTATTACAACCAACCCTGGGTGGGAGACTTGGATGGCGATGGTCTCCCGGAGATTGTCACCGGTGGTTATACCACGGGGCGGATTTTTCAGTATCAAGGAGTGGGGCGGAACGCCGACGGAACTCCGAAGCTGAAATATGCCGGAGAACTTGGCACTGACAAAGGACCGATTGATACCGTTTGGGCTGCGGCCCCCTGGATGTGGGACGCGAATGCCGATGGTCAATTCGACTTGCTCACAGGTGGCTGGTACTGGAGCGGAATCGAAGCCCCCGCTCCGCCCGGTGTGGCGGACTATCTTCGTTTCTATCAACATGCGGGCAAAGAACCTTTATTGTTTGAACGCTTGCCCTTTCCGAAAACCGACTCGTTTCCGCGAGGGGTGATTACTCGACCTGTGCTCTTTTACGCAAACAGCGATCCAATGCCCGATTTATTAGTCAGCGATAATTCGGGTGAAGTTCACATCATTCCCAACATCGGTAAAGCGGGTGAACCCCGCTGGGATATGCCGGGCGAGAGGTTAACCGCTCCCTGGGGTTTTGACAGTGATTGGGACGCGACCGGTTTCGCCAGTTCCAATACCGGATCCGAATCGGGAGAGGTATTGATCGGGACTTATCTGTGGAAACGCGAAGGATCTGCTCGCTCGCCGGAGAAAAAACTGATCGGTGCACCACGGGTAAATGGAAAGCCGATTTCTCATCCGGGACCGGGTTATGGAGATGGGTATCTATACACTCAACTCTACGACTGGAACAACGATGGTCACAACGACATTCTGTGGGGAACGCAACAGGGAAATATTTACGTTCATCTCCATAGCGGCACAGGCGATCCCCTGGAGTTTGAACCGGGGCAACTTGTTGAACTGGCCACGGGCGAATCACTCAAAGTCGGTCCGCCTGTCGTTGACTCGGTCGAGGAAGCAACCGACTTCACGATTCTGCAAGGTTCCCGGATTGTCTTCGCGCTGTCTGATTTCAATCAGGATGGAATCGACGATCTTCTGATTGCGGAAACATTCGCTCAACTGTGGTTGTTCCCGGGACAGGCCCCCTCAGAAAATGCGGAAGCAGCCGCACGGACTTTTGGCCCCGGCCAGTTACTCACCACTCTGAAAACCAGGATAAATCAAATCTGCTGCTTTGACTGGAACAAGGACAGCTTTCCCGACCTATTATTAGGTGGAACGGCGACGGAGCCGGTGATTGTCTACCTCAATCAAACACAAGCGGGAGACCCTGCGTTAAGTGAGGCACAAGCGGTCGAAGGTTTGCCTTATCTGTTCTGGGGACCGCGAGTGGCTGCTACCGACTGGAACGGCGACGGTGATGACGATCTGATGGTTCAAAGTGAATTCTTTTCCTTCTGGATTGAACGGTCCTTTCTTGATCATGGATATTTCGCGGCTCAGGTGTCGGGAAAAGCGGGAGAGTATCTCCAGCACCGCCCGAATCCCTGA
- a CDS encoding PSD1 and planctomycete cytochrome C domain-containing protein — MVPFAPDLRAAEDTVDNALYEHHIKPLLKERCFACHGVLKQESSLRVDSGVHLFKGGDIGAAVVPGNLEESWLYQAITGEAGFLMPPEGDPLSEEEIAHVKSWIEAGAPIPETDQPEMDPQDHWAFQLIEQPALPEVKNTEWIESPVDYFIAAKHESLGLSPATKTDKATLLRRVYLDLVGLPPSREELHAFLADDRPEAYNEVVDTLLDSPHYGERWGRHWMDVWRYSDWYGRRGANDMTNSYSTIWRWRDWIIQSLNADKGYDQMIREMLAADQLYPGDREKQVATGFIVRNYYRWNYHTWLKDSVEHTGKAFLGLTFNCCECHDHKYDPIAQNEYFAMRSFFEPLDLRHNRVPNVADPGPFPDYVLSKLNPPIRDGQVQVYDRYPEKETQFYTGGVETNIVPDKPGIEAAGPAFLKGDKLEITQVELPVEAWYPGLQQFVIDEETTQRDSAVKLAYHYYKTEEASLLEQIQTREEMLNELKLQQPSTDDNSLASASNLQAIQLATETGRRTLQHGLGQAVQFDDQTTLQFRIRLIKDGLASFQLSDDLAAGRTSLYLAFTEGKVKAYVPGKGTVEQVLAQYDQLESPRHFQAELAFDPDEDQALLTLTDLKTSEPLVTQTPISIHGWRPANSVNCGIFIDAHSNTIAEFDDIVFSQTGNTEPSLNLDFEYPQYLPGNDPAGAQNWLVSRFSTGDGHSEVVLLGELTPEQLAQRQQFTELTQKVQTPKLQLAELKTRYEGATAELVAYQAVVKSEQARYQKSDVPEGELNQLMATAADLRRTANHKQAIAKTNAAANAVHMAKLLPLDQQDRDTQIKTAEQAVATAQQSLTAAEKALKDGTAEYEPLSRQFPKISTGKRAALAEWITANENPLTARVAANHLWGRHFGQPLVSTTENFGRNGAAPTHPELLNWLASELQQNGWSFKHLHRLIVTSQTYQQSSRASADLSGNKEIDRDNQFLWHYPGHRIEAEVIRDSLLKVAGELDTEFFGQEIEHEEGLFTNRRSIYLSHHGEGKMQFLEMFDVADPADCYIRKSTVLPQQALALSNSELAMQKGRQLARRLWGEIDSGSAGEDVDNEFVDQAFERILSRPATEAERFASIKFLRQQRELFTTTEEPLIVPPTEDEEPAAAETLPATEPAARARENLIHALFNHTDFITVR, encoded by the coding sequence ATGGTTCCATTCGCACCCGATCTTCGTGCCGCCGAAGACACTGTTGATAACGCCCTTTATGAGCACCATATCAAACCGCTGCTGAAAGAACGTTGCTTTGCTTGTCACGGTGTGTTGAAGCAGGAGTCCTCACTGCGAGTCGATTCGGGCGTCCATCTTTTCAAGGGGGGGGACATTGGTGCCGCCGTCGTTCCGGGAAACCTCGAAGAAAGCTGGCTCTACCAGGCAATCACGGGCGAAGCCGGTTTCCTGATGCCTCCCGAGGGAGATCCGCTCAGCGAGGAAGAAATCGCCCACGTGAAAAGCTGGATCGAAGCGGGGGCGCCCATTCCCGAAACTGACCAACCCGAAATGGATCCACAGGATCACTGGGCCTTTCAATTAATCGAACAGCCAGCTCTTCCTGAAGTGAAAAACACAGAATGGATCGAATCGCCTGTTGATTATTTCATTGCTGCAAAACACGAATCACTCGGATTATCTCCGGCAACAAAAACCGACAAAGCGACTTTGTTAAGACGGGTTTATCTCGACCTGGTCGGATTGCCTCCCTCGCGCGAGGAACTGCATGCATTTCTGGCGGACGACCGTCCCGAAGCGTACAACGAAGTCGTTGACACTTTGCTCGACAGTCCGCATTACGGCGAACGCTGGGGACGGCATTGGATGGATGTCTGGCGTTACAGTGACTGGTACGGACGTCGGGGTGCCAACGACATGACCAACAGCTATTCTACAATCTGGAGATGGCGCGATTGGATTATCCAATCACTGAATGCGGACAAAGGTTACGACCAGATGATTCGCGAAATGCTCGCGGCGGATCAACTCTATCCGGGAGATCGAGAGAAACAGGTCGCCACCGGTTTCATCGTTCGGAACTACTATCGCTGGAATTATCATACGTGGTTAAAGGATAGCGTCGAGCACACCGGCAAAGCGTTCCTCGGGTTGACCTTCAATTGCTGTGAATGTCATGACCATAAATACGACCCCATAGCACAGAATGAATACTTTGCGATGCGTTCGTTCTTTGAACCGCTTGATCTACGACACAATCGAGTTCCAAACGTTGCCGATCCCGGACCATTTCCCGATTATGTCCTGAGTAAATTAAATCCTCCCATTCGAGACGGTCAGGTGCAGGTTTATGATCGTTATCCGGAAAAAGAAACCCAGTTTTATACCGGAGGTGTGGAGACGAATATCGTCCCTGACAAACCGGGAATCGAGGCCGCCGGTCCTGCCTTTCTGAAGGGGGATAAACTCGAGATTACTCAAGTCGAGTTGCCTGTCGAAGCCTGGTATCCCGGGTTACAACAATTTGTCATCGATGAGGAAACCACCCAGCGAGATTCTGCAGTCAAGCTTGCCTATCACTACTATAAAACCGAAGAAGCTTCGCTCCTGGAACAAATCCAAACCAGGGAAGAGATGTTAAACGAACTGAAGCTTCAGCAACCCTCCACTGACGATAATTCGCTCGCTTCCGCCTCCAATTTGCAGGCAATTCAATTAGCGACGGAAACTGGGCGACGCACGCTGCAACATGGACTCGGTCAAGCCGTCCAGTTTGATGACCAGACGACACTCCAGTTTCGAATTCGCTTAATCAAAGATGGTCTCGCGAGTTTCCAACTCTCGGACGATCTCGCCGCGGGCCGGACCAGCTTGTATCTCGCCTTTACAGAAGGAAAAGTGAAAGCGTATGTGCCAGGCAAGGGGACGGTAGAGCAGGTCCTCGCCCAGTACGATCAGTTGGAAAGTCCTCGGCACTTTCAGGCGGAGCTTGCTTTCGATCCCGATGAGGACCAGGCGTTGCTTACCCTTACCGATCTGAAAACGTCGGAACCTCTGGTGACTCAAACTCCCATTTCTATTCATGGTTGGCGACCTGCAAACTCAGTGAATTGCGGAATCTTTATCGACGCCCATTCAAATACAATTGCTGAGTTTGATGACATCGTCTTCAGCCAGACGGGGAATACGGAACCCTCGCTCAATCTGGACTTTGAATACCCACAGTACCTGCCCGGTAACGATCCCGCCGGTGCCCAGAACTGGTTAGTCTCTCGATTCAGTACTGGGGACGGGCATTCCGAAGTCGTGCTATTGGGCGAGTTAACTCCGGAACAGCTGGCCCAGCGTCAGCAATTCACAGAGTTGACCCAAAAAGTGCAAACGCCCAAACTTCAGTTGGCTGAACTCAAAACCAGGTATGAAGGCGCGACCGCTGAGTTAGTAGCTTACCAAGCCGTTGTAAAATCAGAACAGGCCCGGTATCAAAAGAGCGATGTGCCCGAAGGGGAGCTGAATCAATTGATGGCAACCGCCGCCGACCTTCGACGCACGGCCAATCACAAACAAGCCATCGCCAAAACCAATGCGGCTGCGAATGCTGTCCATATGGCGAAACTGCTTCCACTAGATCAACAGGATCGTGACACTCAGATTAAAACCGCCGAACAAGCGGTTGCTACGGCGCAACAATCATTGACGGCCGCTGAGAAGGCTTTAAAAGATGGAACTGCCGAATACGAACCGTTAAGCCGGCAATTTCCCAAAATCAGCACCGGTAAACGGGCGGCGCTGGCGGAATGGATCACGGCGAATGAAAACCCACTCACGGCCCGCGTCGCTGCGAACCATCTTTGGGGAAGGCATTTCGGACAGCCACTCGTTTCCACAACCGAGAACTTCGGACGCAATGGGGCCGCACCTACTCATCCCGAACTATTGAACTGGCTCGCCTCGGAACTACAACAGAATGGCTGGAGTTTCAAACATCTACATCGTTTGATTGTCACCAGTCAGACATATCAACAATCCTCTCGCGCCAGTGCGGACCTCAGCGGAAACAAAGAAATTGATCGCGACAATCAGTTCCTCTGGCATTATCCGGGACACCGCATTGAAGCAGAAGTGATTCGGGACAGTTTGCTGAAAGTAGCAGGAGAACTGGACACCGAGTTCTTCGGTCAGGAGATTGAACACGAAGAAGGGCTGTTTACGAATCGTCGCAGTATTTATCTCTCTCATCATGGAGAGGGGAAAATGCAATTCCTGGAAATGTTCGACGTTGCCGATCCCGCTGACTGCTACATCCGCAAATCAACCGTGCTGCCGCAACAGGCCCTCGCTCTGTCTAATAGTGAACTCGCCATGCAGAAAGGACGGCAACTTGCCCGTCGGTTGTGGGGCGAGATTGATTCTGGCTCAGCAGGGGAGGACGTGGACAATGAATTTGTCGATCAGGCCTTTGAACGAATTCTATCGCGACCCGCCACCGAAGCAGAACGGTTCGCATCGATCAAGTTTCTCAGACAGCAGCGGGAACTTTTCACAACGACGGAAGAGCCGTTGATCGTTCCACCGACAGAAGACGAGGAACCGGCTGCGGCGGAAACACTTCCAGCGACAGAACCAGCTGCCCGTGCCCGGGAAAACCTGATCCATGCTCTGTTCAATCACACCGACTTCATCACCGTTCGATAA
- a CDS encoding DUF1501 domain-containing protein, whose translation MPRSKHNSFCGRVKRRTFLADMGFGATGLALGSLMAKENAASAATTKSDQPDIGPHFAPRAKNVIWVFLSGGYSQMETFDPKPMLNKYAGKTFDQTPYPNPFEDPLYQERARSVVKVKREHATILPMQVGFKKRGELGIGVTDWWPHLSTCVDDISFVRSMYTTDNDHAAEFQMHHGRHKLDPKQPVVGSWINYGLGSLNENLPEFVCLGNFKDSRIKEDFDANYLGPKYGGVILNLDPKNPLPYGRRDLSMLEREQQNQFAFVNELNQLTATEYPDDEQARARIKSYELAFRMQSAVPETLNLAEETAETQALYGIDNETTSVYGRRLLAARRLAERGVRFSLVYLSDYGEWDSHLKLQELHGRSCERVDKPVAGLLKDLKRRGMWEDTVVVFCTEFGRTPGVEVRDGYKAPDGRDHHPHGFTVWFAGAGIKQGHIHGATDDLGFHVVDSPHYVTDIHATLMHLMGLDPQRLDIPGRQRLLSDHGKPIMDILS comes from the coding sequence ATGCCCCGCTCCAAACACAATTCTTTCTGCGGTCGAGTTAAACGACGTACTTTTCTCGCCGATATGGGTTTCGGTGCGACTGGCCTCGCGCTGGGATCGCTCATGGCTAAGGAGAATGCGGCCTCTGCAGCGACGACAAAATCGGACCAACCTGATATCGGTCCGCATTTCGCTCCTCGCGCAAAGAATGTGATCTGGGTTTTTCTTTCTGGTGGGTACAGCCAGATGGAGACGTTCGATCCCAAACCGATGCTCAATAAATACGCTGGTAAAACATTCGATCAGACTCCTTATCCGAATCCCTTTGAAGATCCCCTCTATCAGGAACGAGCCAGATCCGTCGTTAAGGTGAAACGGGAACACGCGACGATTCTGCCGATGCAAGTTGGGTTTAAAAAACGGGGAGAGCTGGGGATTGGAGTGACCGACTGGTGGCCACATCTTTCGACCTGTGTCGACGATATTTCTTTCGTCCGTTCGATGTATACTACCGACAATGATCACGCCGCTGAATTTCAAATGCATCATGGTCGGCATAAACTTGATCCCAAACAGCCCGTGGTCGGTTCGTGGATCAACTACGGTCTCGGTTCCCTCAATGAAAATCTGCCCGAGTTCGTCTGTCTCGGCAACTTTAAAGACAGTCGGATAAAAGAAGACTTCGACGCGAATTATCTTGGCCCCAAGTATGGCGGAGTGATTCTCAATCTCGATCCCAAAAATCCGTTGCCCTATGGTCGCCGCGATCTGTCCATGCTGGAGCGGGAGCAACAGAACCAATTCGCGTTCGTAAACGAACTGAACCAACTTACCGCGACAGAGTACCCGGATGATGAACAAGCCCGTGCGCGAATCAAGTCGTATGAACTTGCCTTCCGCATGCAATCCGCTGTACCCGAGACGTTAAATCTGGCAGAAGAAACGGCAGAGACACAGGCTCTATATGGAATCGACAACGAAACAACTTCCGTCTATGGCCGGAGGCTGTTAGCCGCTCGAAGACTGGCCGAACGGGGGGTTCGTTTCTCACTTGTTTATTTAAGTGACTATGGTGAATGGGACTCTCATCTCAAATTACAGGAACTTCACGGACGCTCCTGTGAACGAGTCGATAAGCCAGTTGCCGGCTTGCTGAAAGACTTGAAACGCCGGGGCATGTGGGAGGACACGGTCGTTGTTTTCTGCACCGAATTCGGTCGCACCCCCGGTGTAGAAGTCCGCGACGGGTACAAAGCTCCTGATGGTCGTGATCATCATCCGCATGGTTTCACTGTCTGGTTCGCCGGAGCAGGGATCAAGCAGGGGCATATTCATGGGGCAACCGATGACCTCGGTTTCCACGTTGTCGATTCTCCCCACTACGTGACTGATATTCACGCGACATTGATGCACTTAATGGGACTCGATCCGCAACGTCTCGATATTCCGGGAAGACAAAGGTTGCTTTCGGATCACGGGAAACCGATTATGGATATCTTAAGTTAG
- a CDS encoding glucuronyl esterase domain-containing protein: protein MLPRFIFCLGITFSVCALSAAEWPDVADLPERTEFPPALEMFDGTSVTTIKEWEENRKPELKELFQQYMYGYMPAAPAEINFEVQPEFSLLEGKARGFEVIINYAVDKGGETLPPLNLLVILPTNSDKPVPLFLGMNFCGNHTLLPNKEISLTNNWVYDSCGGVDHQAVEGSRGSQFNDWGIDTIINRGYGFAAFHSADLAPDVDDFSNGVHPYFFKEGQTSPDPHDWGTLAAWAWGAHRAVDYLVTHPQVRKEQIAIIGHSRLGKTALLAAAFDDRIALSIPHQAGCGGTAPNRESVGESVAIINRAFPHWFNNTFPLFSDDVNRLPFDQHELITLMAPRPVLVSNAVEDKWADPDGQFRMLQLAAPVYDLYQVEGLLDQQQPELGRLSNGRLGYYIRSGNHSMTRGDWLVFLDYADKYFGKQPAMNMD from the coding sequence ATGCTGCCCCGATTTATTTTCTGTTTAGGTATCACATTTTCTGTTTGCGCTCTCTCTGCTGCAGAATGGCCCGATGTCGCGGACCTTCCCGAACGTACCGAGTTTCCACCTGCTCTCGAAATGTTCGATGGCACTTCAGTGACGACGATCAAAGAATGGGAAGAGAATCGAAAACCGGAACTGAAAGAACTATTTCAACAATACATGTACGGATACATGCCCGCAGCCCCGGCTGAAATTAACTTCGAGGTTCAACCGGAATTCTCCCTGCTGGAAGGGAAGGCCCGTGGATTCGAAGTTATCATTAATTATGCTGTTGATAAAGGTGGCGAGACTCTACCTCCTTTGAACTTGCTGGTCATTTTACCGACAAATAGCGATAAGCCTGTTCCACTCTTTCTGGGAATGAATTTCTGCGGTAATCACACACTGTTGCCTAATAAAGAGATTTCACTTACGAATAACTGGGTTTACGATAGTTGTGGTGGTGTCGATCATCAGGCCGTGGAAGGATCGCGAGGGTCTCAGTTCAATGATTGGGGTATCGATACGATCATTAATCGAGGTTACGGTTTCGCCGCCTTTCATAGTGCCGATCTGGCCCCTGACGTCGATGACTTTTCTAATGGAGTTCATCCTTACTTTTTCAAAGAGGGACAAACCTCTCCCGACCCTCACGACTGGGGCACGCTTGCTGCCTGGGCGTGGGGCGCGCATCGAGCTGTGGATTACCTAGTTACCCATCCTCAGGTAAGAAAAGAACAAATCGCGATCATCGGTCATTCACGTCTGGGGAAAACGGCCTTGCTGGCTGCTGCATTCGATGATCGCATCGCGCTTTCGATTCCACATCAGGCAGGTTGTGGGGGCACTGCACCCAACCGGGAGTCAGTAGGGGAATCGGTGGCGATTATTAACCGGGCGTTCCCGCATTGGTTTAATAATACGTTCCCGCTCTTCAGTGATGATGTCAATCGCCTTCCTTTCGATCAGCATGAACTCATCACCTTAATGGCTCCGCGTCCCGTATTGGTCAGTAACGCAGTCGAAGACAAATGGGCCGACCCCGACGGGCAATTCCGGATGCTTCAACTGGCCGCTCCTGTATACGATCTGTATCAGGTGGAAGGATTGCTCGATCAACAGCAACCCGAACTCGGACGATTGAGCAACGGTCGCCTTGGCTACTATATTCGTTCCGGAAATCACTCGATGACTCGTGGAGACTGGCTCGTTTTCCTCGACTATGCAGACAAATATTTCGGGAAACAGCCGGCTATGAATATGGACTGA
- a CDS encoding metallophosphoesterase family protein: MNHNRRSFLKNGSLFLLGSQMISKSDLLFGAVSPTVSERTHRIALVTDMHYADKEAAGSRHYRESLDKFDEAAAKYKELKPDFLVELGDIVDAADAVDVELGYLKTINAKLSQVADERHYVLGNHCVYTLTKEEFLGEVGKEKSYYSFDNKDRHFIILDACFRPDGVPYGRKNYDWTSPFIPAAELEWLEADLAATDKPTVVFTHQRLDVDNHYGANNSPAVRKVLEESGKVQAVFQGHSHKNEHVELNGIHYCVLAAMIEGSGAENNSYSTLEIFNDGTLKLNGFRKQKPYQWS, from the coding sequence ATGAATCACAATCGACGCTCTTTTTTGAAAAATGGCTCTCTTTTTCTGTTGGGTAGCCAGATGATTAGCAAGTCGGATTTGCTCTTCGGAGCAGTAAGTCCGACCGTCAGCGAACGGACTCATCGGATTGCGCTGGTGACCGATATGCACTACGCCGACAAAGAGGCTGCGGGCTCGCGACACTACCGGGAGTCGCTTGATAAGTTCGATGAAGCGGCGGCGAAGTATAAAGAGCTGAAGCCGGACTTTCTGGTCGAACTGGGCGACATTGTCGACGCAGCCGACGCCGTCGATGTTGAACTCGGTTACCTGAAAACGATCAACGCTAAATTATCGCAAGTCGCTGATGAACGGCACTACGTGCTGGGCAATCATTGTGTGTACACATTGACCAAAGAAGAATTCCTGGGTGAAGTCGGTAAAGAAAAATCGTATTACTCGTTTGATAATAAAGACAGACATTTCATTATTCTGGATGCCTGTTTCCGTCCCGATGGAGTTCCCTACGGACGAAAAAACTACGACTGGACGTCTCCTTTTATTCCGGCTGCCGAACTGGAATGGCTGGAAGCTGACCTCGCAGCCACCGATAAACCGACAGTCGTATTTACTCATCAACGACTTGATGTCGACAATCACTACGGCGCGAATAACAGTCCCGCTGTTCGGAAAGTACTGGAAGAATCTGGTAAAGTACAGGCGGTCTTCCAAGGGCACAGCCACAAGAACGAACATGTGGAACTAAACGGCATTCATTACTGTGTACTGGCGGCGATGATTGAAGGTTCGGGTGCCGAGAACAACAGTTATTCCACATTGGAAATCTTTAATGACGGTACTCTCAAACTGAATGGTTTTCGTAAACAAAAACCGTATCAATGGAGTTAA
- a CDS encoding alpha/beta hydrolase — MKLQNKPVRCGLFLLLIILATDAPRIQAEESVPIQELKSHPLSSPHQRSGTMLQVLLPSDFDQARTYRTLYFLPVEAGTGTRWGTSTKEAIKHGLANRFNVICLFSTFSDLPWYANHPLDTKLQQETYFLKTVIPFVEEHYPVSTKSDDRYLIGFSKSGWGAWSLLLRHPDLFHKALAWDAPLMLDRSGPYGSGPIFGDQENFENYHLARLLKEKQTQFQNEPRLYHWGYDAFREQHEEMNALLRQLEIKSIYRDGPQRKHHWESGWLADAVELLLKED, encoded by the coding sequence ATGAAACTTCAGAATAAGCCAGTCCGTTGCGGCCTCTTCTTATTACTGATCATACTTGCCACTGACGCACCTCGGATTCAGGCGGAAGAAAGCGTTCCAATACAAGAGCTGAAATCTCATCCGCTGAGCAGCCCGCATCAACGATCCGGGACGATGCTGCAAGTCTTGCTACCGAGCGATTTCGACCAGGCACGGACTTATAGGACGCTATATTTTCTTCCCGTCGAAGCAGGAACTGGAACTCGCTGGGGGACTAGCACAAAGGAGGCAATCAAACATGGCTTGGCTAATCGGTTCAACGTGATCTGCCTCTTCTCAACGTTCTCCGATCTCCCCTGGTACGCCAACCATCCGCTTGATACGAAGCTCCAGCAGGAAACGTATTTTCTGAAAACAGTGATTCCTTTTGTGGAGGAGCATTATCCTGTTTCAACGAAATCTGATGATCGATACCTGATCGGCTTCAGTAAATCAGGCTGGGGAGCGTGGTCATTACTATTACGGCATCCAGATCTTTTTCATAAAGCACTCGCCTGGGACGCCCCCTTGATGCTGGATCGCTCCGGACCGTATGGCAGTGGACCGATCTTTGGAGATCAGGAGAACTTCGAGAATTATCACCTGGCTCGACTGCTTAAGGAAAAACAGACGCAGTTTCAGAATGAACCCCGACTGTACCACTGGGGTTACGATGCGTTTCGAGAGCAGCACGAGGAGATGAACGCCCTGCTCCGGCAACTTGAGATCAAGTCGATATACCGAGATGGCCCCCAGCGGAAACATCACTGGGAAAGTGGTTGGCTGGCCGATGCCGTCGAATTGCTGCTGAAAGAAGATTAA